Within the Gammaproteobacteria bacterium genome, the region ATATCTGCAGAAACGGGCAGTGAATTGAGAGATAGTGCCGAGAAAAATAGGCCCAAATAGCCCAAATATAAACGAGTTGAGATATTCATTTTTCCCCTCATGCGTTAAAAAAGGTGGATTGAATAAGGCGATAGTCATTCTTATTCGAAATATAGTAAATGTTTTTTCAAAACAATGGTTGACTATAAGTATCTTTAAAAATTAACGCAAGCCGTATTTTGTCGGGTGGTTCTCACTTTTTGAACACCATGTAGGCACGCTGTTTTCTTCACGATAAACCGGATCATTTTTGGATAAAAGCGCGGAGGCCGGACTGCAGTTTGGCGAGTGCTGCCATGTCAACCCAAAAAAAACGCGGCAGGGATTTTTTGATTTGGCTTCTTGGTTGCGTGGAGGGAGCAGGTATGGTTGTTGATAATTCACTCAACAGATTGCACTGTATACCGCCGCGCTCGGATTGTTTTCGACCAATAATCGGCGGGTAGCCCGGCCTTTAGCTTGAGTTGCCGGAGAAAATCTTCAGGCTGCGGGAGTGACTCCCATACGGCGGGCAGAAAAGTGCTCCGGTAACTGTATTCCTCAATAATCAGGCCGTCGATACCAGGCCGAAGTTGGGCAAGAAGATCCGCCTCGCCGTCAATGCGCATGTCTGCAGGGTGAGATAGAACCGAGATATGGATATCCAATTGCTTGAACTCTAACCGGCTCAGCGGCGGAAAGCGCGGGTCGCGGAAGGCGGCGGCATAGGCGTTGGCGGCCACGTCGAGCGCCAGGGGGCGGAATGCCTCAAGGGCACCGATACAGCCACGCAGATTGTGCTGCATGTGCAGCGTGACGAAGCTGGCGGCGGGTATCTGCAGTGTCTGGGGATAATCCCCAATGGCGACGGGCAGGGGCTGGTTGTAGCTCAGGCCATACTCGATGGAGTCGGCCGCCAGTTTCAGCAGTGCTTCCCTGTGCAGGTGCAGATCAGTTGTGCTGTTATTCATGATAGCCAAAGACATAAGCGCCATACCCTACCACCTGATCGCGCGGTCCGGCGGTATCTCCCGAATTGCGCAGATCAACGGTTTCTGCCCGCAAGTAGTGTTTTTTCGCGGCATATAATAGGCCGTTGACAGGATTGCGTCCGCAAGCATCTTCATAATGTATGTCTTGCGGCCGTAGCGCCTCGATGGCGTGCGACGTGTCGCTATCTAGCTTGCGGGCGGTTTCGTAGTCATGATAATGGCTGAGATCGGAACTGATTACGATGAGGGTTTCCGGCCCATCCCACAGCATCTCCAGCACTTCGCCTACCTCCTCCGGCGTGGCATCACCCACCACCAATGGCACCAGCGTGAAGTCACGCAGCACTCCCTGCAGAAAGGGCAGATGCACCTCCAGGCTGTGTTCCTCAGCATGCGCCTGATCCAGCACATGCACTTGGGGTAGGGTCAGAATCAGATTAATGGATACGTAATCGATGGGTATATTGCCCAGTGGGGTTGAAAAGGCATAAGCGCTGCTTACCGCCAGTCCACGGAACGCCACACGATGCGCCGGGCCGAGCAGCACCACTCGCCTGATAATGTCGCGGGCAGGCTTGAGGCGCGCATAGGCGCTTGCTGCCACCGGGCCGGAGTAGATATAGCCGGCATGGGGCACAATAATTGCCTTTGGCACGGACCCGGAAGATTCAGCCTCGTTTAGAAAGCCCGCCACCATGGCGTGTAACGCACGCGCATCGGCGGGATAAAACAGGCCTGCGACAGCCGGGTGGCGCACGGTGGTCATCGTTTTTTCCCTCCATTGGATTCATTATTTGAAAATGGCGGCAATACCTGAAACTTTCAAGACGGCGCTTGAATTTCCGGTGATCGCTCGCCATTTATATAAGATAACCTGCCGCCAAACTGACCTGTACGGCTCCTTATGGAAGAAGGGCGAGGGGGTAAAAGGAGAAATGACATGACCACCCAATCCATGAGCGCCATAGTTCCTACTAAATATTGGCATGTTATTGAGGATGGACGCATCCAGTGTGACCTCTGTCCACGGTTTTGCAAACTCCACGAAGGACAACATGGATTGTGTTTTGTGCGTGCCTGCCAGAACAATCAGATCGTCCTGACCACCTACGGCCGTTCCAGTGGCTTTTGTGTCGATCCCATCGAGAAAAAACCGCTCAACCATTTTCTGCCGGGAACACCGATCCTGTCTTTTGGCACTGCCGGATGCAATCTCGCCTGCAAGTTCTGTCAGAATTGGGATATCAGCAAGGCGCGCGAGACTGACGTGCTCGCCGACCAAGCCTCGCCGGAATTGATTGCCCGCGCCGCGAAAAAATTGGGATGCAGTAGCGTTGCCTATACCTATAATGATCCTGTAATTTTCATGGAATATGCTATCGATGTCGCCAAGGCGTGCCGTGAGCTGGGCATTAAATCGGTAGCCGTCACCGCTGGCTATATCACCGAGGAGCCGCGCAAGGAATTATTCAGCTACATGGATGCGGCGAATGTCGACCTCAAGGCCTTCACAGAGCAGTTTTACCACAAGATCTGCGGTGGGCATTTGAAGCCGGTGCTGGACACGCTCAAATACCTCAAGCACGAGACCAATGTCTGGTTCGAGATCACTACCTTGCTGATACCGGGGGAGAACGATTCTGATCAGGAGCTGGAAGAGATGACGCAATGGGTGGTAGAAAATCTTGGCCCGGATGTGCCCCACCATTTCACTGCCTTTCATTCCGACTGGAAGATGATGGACAAACCGCCCACCCCGCCCGAAACCCTGGCCCGCGCGCGTCGCATCGCCATGAAGAACGGTATACGCTATGCCTACACCGGCAATGTGCGTGACGTTGAGGGCGGCAGCACCTATTGTCATCACTGCGGTAAAAAACTGATCGGACGCGATGGGTATGTGATCACTGAATGGCATCTTACTGACGATGGCCATTGCCAAAGCTGCGGTACCCAATGCGCTGGAGTATTTCACGGCCCGGCGGGGGACTGGGGGCCGCGGCGGCTGCCGGTGCGGCTTAAGGATTTCGCGGTGTAACAATAAGCCATAAGGAGGGAAACTACCTTATACTCAATGCCGTTTAGTTAAGGTCGTAAATGCAGGTTGGCTCAAGGAATAATAGCCGCCGTAGGGCGCACCCTACATCAAAAACGGGGAGCGGCATGCTCCTTAACTTAATGGTGTTGACCTTAATGCTGATAAGAACAATGACCAAGGGGAGCACATGCTGAAAAGGACTGCGTCGGACATCAAGCAGTTTGCATCATTGTCGCGCCGTTTTCTGCTGGCACCGCTTCGTAGATTTGTTTTGATACCCATCTTGATGGCGATTATCGGGGTCGTCATTGTGGGCCGGGTCACGGATTGGTGGGCCGGCCCGGACAGTTACTACATTTATCTCGCGGGCGATTATAGGAACGATCCGGCGACTGCCAAGATATTTGAAGGTTTTCTGGGTGCGCCGTGCGAGAAATCCGATGGGGAAATTATCCGTGACAAGGGTATCGACGGCGTGCCCATCAGGGTTAAGTGTCTGGATGACCGGGGTGATACCGCCGAGGTTCGCCGGATCTCCAATGATCTTGCGCATCGCGATGACACCCTCATGGTTATGGGGCATATCTACAGCACACTGACGAAGGAGGCGCTGCCCAATTACCTGCGACAAGCCCAGCCTGCCATTCCCGTAATTCTCACCGCAGAGACTAATCCGCAATTGATTCCCGCCAAAAAAGCGGGGGGCGATTATGATCCGATATTTCGCTTGGCGCCTACGGATGATGCACAAGCGGTCAAGGCTGCGCAGTTTGCTATTGACAACGCCAAATCACAGGTTTTGTGGGTCGTGGAAGATGAGCGCAATCCGGTTTACTCCAAGTACTTGGCCATGGAGTTTGTCCGGCGGGTGCAAGAAAGGGAAGGGAAGGTGGTGCTATGGTCGACCAATATGTCGGTGCCGCCTGCTGAAACGCTCAGGAAGCTAAAAATCGATTTCGTTTTCTTTGCCGGAGACTGGTCGAACGCATTGATATTGATCAGGCAGATCAAGCGCATATTTCCTTCGCATCGAATGCCTGTGCTTTTCTTGAGTGACGCAGCCGTAGATCAACAACTTCTCAAATACGGAGGGAAGGAGTTGGATGGGTTGAGCATATATCTGGGCTATCCACTCAAGGCGGTCCAATTCAAGGACAGTGGTTTTGAGTTATTCGGAAAAGATGCCCGATCGATCATTGACTGGTTGCTTGTCGATACCGATCAACATTTCGTCGAGGAGAGCCAGGCGCATTCACGATTCAAATACTGGAGCATGTTGCTTTTGAACAGGCACGAGGTCGAGGATGCCCGATCCGCATTGAAATCACGGATGATGAAGGCGGTTCTCGAAGAGCGCAAATTTTCAGGCGTTTTGGGCGAATACCAGTTTGCTCACAATGGTAACAATAAACAAGCCCAATGGCGCATCTGGGAAGTGAAGAAGGAAAATGGCGTATATCAATTCGTCGATGCTGAATGACGATAATGCAATTCGAACCACGTCACCCTTGGGATGTTACGTCCGAGCAAGCCGTCGCCATCCAGCAGCAATTGCGCAAGGAAGTCATCACTGAAGACAGGTTAGGAGAAGTGCGCCACGTGGCCGGTGTGGATGTGGGCTTCGAGCAGAACAATGCCATCACCCGTGCCGCAGTGGCGGTGCTTGGCCTGCCGGATCTGCAATTGCTCGACAGTG harbors:
- the amrB gene encoding AmmeMemoRadiSam system protein B, encoding MTTVRHPAVAGLFYPADARALHAMVAGFLNEAESSGSVPKAIIVPHAGYIYSGPVAASAYARLKPARDIIRRVVLLGPAHRVAFRGLAVSSAYAFSTPLGNIPIDYVSINLILTLPQVHVLDQAHAEEHSLEVHLPFLQGVLRDFTLVPLVVGDATPEEVGEVLEMLWDGPETLIVISSDLSHYHDYETARKLDSDTSHAIEALRPQDIHYEDACGRNPVNGLLYAAKKHYLRAETVDLRNSGDTAGPRDQVVGYGAYVFGYHE
- a CDS encoding ABC transporter substrate-binding protein, which gives rise to MLKRTASDIKQFASLSRRFLLAPLRRFVLIPILMAIIGVVIVGRVTDWWAGPDSYYIYLAGDYRNDPATAKIFEGFLGAPCEKSDGEIIRDKGIDGVPIRVKCLDDRGDTAEVRRISNDLAHRDDTLMVMGHIYSTLTKEALPNYLRQAQPAIPVILTAETNPQLIPAKKAGGDYDPIFRLAPTDDAQAVKAAQFAIDNAKSQVLWVVEDERNPVYSKYLAMEFVRRVQEREGKVVLWSTNMSVPPAETLRKLKIDFVFFAGDWSNALILIRQIKRIFPSHRMPVLFLSDAAVDQQLLKYGGKELDGLSIYLGYPLKAVQFKDSGFELFGKDARSIIDWLLVDTDQHFVEESQAHSRFKYWSMLLLNRHEVEDARSALKSRMMKAVLEERKFSGVLGEYQFAHNGNNKQAQWRIWEVKKENGVYQFVDAE
- the amrS gene encoding AmmeMemoRadiSam system radical SAM enzyme, with product MTTQSMSAIVPTKYWHVIEDGRIQCDLCPRFCKLHEGQHGLCFVRACQNNQIVLTTYGRSSGFCVDPIEKKPLNHFLPGTPILSFGTAGCNLACKFCQNWDISKARETDVLADQASPELIARAAKKLGCSSVAYTYNDPVIFMEYAIDVAKACRELGIKSVAVTAGYITEEPRKELFSYMDAANVDLKAFTEQFYHKICGGHLKPVLDTLKYLKHETNVWFEITTLLIPGENDSDQELEEMTQWVVENLGPDVPHHFTAFHSDWKMMDKPPTPPETLARARRIAMKNGIRYAYTGNVRDVEGGSTYCHHCGKKLIGRDGYVITEWHLTDDGHCQSCGTQCAGVFHGPAGDWGPRRLPVRLKDFAV
- the amrA gene encoding AmmeMemoRadiSam system protein A, with the protein product MNNSTTDLHLHREALLKLAADSIEYGLSYNQPLPVAIGDYPQTLQIPAASFVTLHMQHNLRGCIGALEAFRPLALDVAANAYAAAFRDPRFPPLSRLEFKQLDIHISVLSHPADMRIDGEADLLAQLRPGIDGLIIEEYSYRSTFLPAVWESLPQPEDFLRQLKLKAGLPADYWSKTIRARRYTVQSVE